A genomic stretch from Bradyrhizobium quebecense includes:
- the bamA gene encoding outer membrane protein assembly factor BamA: MKTWRSFVAAIVLTGFSIPATSVIWPVTWPVTWLLLAPVAAQSVDAIAIEGNRRVEAETIRSYFRPGPGGHLDQAAIDDGLKELVGTGLFQDVKINHTGGRIVVSVVENPVIDRVAFEGNKKVKDEQLSAEVQSKPRGTLSRPMVQSDALRIAEIYRHSGRYDVRVTPEIIERSNNRVDLVFTVDEGAKTGIKTIEFIGNNAFTAARLKDVIKTHETNFLSFLGSANIYDPDRVEADRDLIRRFYLKHGYADVQVVAALAEYDRESKGFQVTFKIEEGQQYRVATVSFRSNIAGFDPGILRSLSRVREGSLYNVEAIEKSVEDMQIEASRRGYAFAVVRPDGDRNFEAHTVGIMFRVEEGPRTYIERIDIRGNGRTRDYVIRREFDLSEGDAYNRALVDRAERRLKNLDYFKTVKITTEPGSSSDRVILIVDLEEKSTGDFSVSGGYSTTDGALAEVSVSERNLLGRGLFAKATVSYGQYSRGLSLSFVEPYLLDYRIALGLDAYYKEQLPTDYTTYGVKTIGFAPRLGLALREDLTLQLRYSLYQQEVSLDSAYNNCNNNASNTSLAFNPTPVYIKDVLGGVDPTNSVSSGLYGYGCYGDGESTLPVRKELAAGATWTSQIGYTLTYNTLDNNKNPTDGLLIDFKQDFAGVGGDVTYLKSAVDAKYYTPLVSDLIGLIHLQGGVLTKVGDNDLRMLDHFQMGPNLVRGFATNGIGPRDITYASFGAVGDALGGTKYWGASFELQMPFWFLPSEVGLKGAVYADAGSLWGYEGPTSWTATGEVNTPACPTCGLQYDDNNVVRTSVGVGLIWASPFGPLRFDYAVPITKGKYDIVQEFRFGGGTSF; the protein is encoded by the coding sequence ATGAAGACGTGGCGAAGCTTTGTCGCGGCGATTGTGCTGACGGGATTTTCGATCCCGGCGACGTCAGTGATCTGGCCGGTGACTTGGCCAGTCACTTGGCTGTTGTTGGCGCCGGTGGCGGCCCAATCGGTTGATGCGATCGCGATCGAAGGCAATCGGCGGGTCGAGGCGGAGACCATCCGCTCCTATTTCAGGCCGGGGCCGGGCGGTCATCTCGATCAGGCTGCGATCGACGACGGGCTCAAGGAGCTGGTCGGGACCGGGTTGTTCCAGGACGTCAAGATCAATCACACCGGCGGACGGATCGTCGTCTCGGTCGTCGAGAACCCGGTGATCGACCGCGTCGCGTTCGAAGGCAACAAGAAGGTCAAGGACGAGCAGCTCTCGGCCGAGGTGCAATCCAAGCCGCGAGGCACGCTATCGCGACCAATGGTGCAGTCGGATGCGCTGCGGATCGCCGAGATCTACCGCCACTCGGGCCGCTACGACGTGCGTGTCACGCCCGAGATCATCGAGCGTTCGAACAACCGCGTCGACCTCGTCTTCACCGTCGACGAGGGCGCCAAGACCGGTATCAAGACCATCGAGTTCATAGGGAACAACGCCTTCACGGCTGCGCGCCTGAAGGATGTGATCAAGACCCATGAAACGAACTTTCTGAGCTTTCTCGGCAGCGCCAACATCTATGACCCCGACCGCGTCGAGGCCGACCGCGACCTTATCCGCCGCTTCTACCTGAAGCACGGCTATGCGGACGTGCAGGTGGTGGCCGCGCTCGCCGAGTATGACCGCGAGAGCAAGGGCTTTCAGGTCACGTTCAAGATCGAGGAGGGACAGCAGTACCGCGTTGCGACGGTGAGCTTCCGCTCGAATATTGCGGGCTTCGATCCGGGCATCCTGCGTTCGCTTTCGCGGGTCCGCGAAGGCTCGCTGTACAATGTCGAGGCGATCGAGAAGTCGGTCGAGGATATGCAGATCGAAGCGTCGCGCCGCGGCTACGCCTTCGCGGTGGTCCGTCCGGACGGCGACCGGAACTTCGAGGCCCACACGGTGGGAATCATGTTCCGCGTGGAGGAGGGGCCGCGCACCTATATCGAGCGGATCGACATTCGCGGCAACGGCCGCACGCGCGATTACGTGATCCGACGCGAGTTCGATCTCTCCGAGGGCGATGCGTATAACCGTGCGCTGGTCGATCGTGCCGAGCGGCGGCTGAAGAATCTGGACTACTTCAAGACGGTCAAGATCACCACCGAGCCCGGCTCATCGAGCGATCGGGTGATCCTGATCGTCGATCTGGAGGAGAAGTCGACCGGCGACTTCTCGGTCTCGGGCGGTTACTCGACGACCGACGGCGCACTCGCCGAGGTCAGCGTCTCCGAACGCAATTTGCTCGGCCGCGGCCTGTTCGCGAAGGCGACGGTCAGTTATGGCCAGTATTCGCGCGGCCTGTCGCTCTCCTTTGTCGAGCCGTATCTGCTCGACTACCGCATCGCGCTCGGGCTCGATGCGTATTACAAGGAGCAGCTGCCGACCGACTACACGACCTATGGCGTGAAGACGATCGGGTTCGCGCCGCGGCTGGGTCTCGCCTTGCGCGAGGACCTGACGCTCCAGCTGCGCTATTCGCTCTATCAGCAGGAAGTCTCGCTCGATAGCGCCTATAACAACTGCAACAACAATGCCTCCAACACATCGCTCGCGTTCAATCCGACGCCCGTTTACATCAAGGATGTGCTCGGCGGCGTCGATCCGACGAACTCGGTCTCATCAGGGCTCTATGGATATGGTTGCTACGGCGACGGCGAATCCACCTTGCCCGTGCGCAAGGAGCTGGCTGCGGGCGCGACCTGGACCTCGCAGATCGGCTATACGCTGACCTACAACACGCTCGACAACAACAAGAACCCGACCGACGGCCTGCTGATCGACTTCAAGCAGGATTTTGCCGGCGTCGGCGGCGACGTGACGTATCTCAAGAGTGCGGTCGATGCGAAATACTACACGCCGCTGGTGTCCGACCTCATCGGCCTGATCCATCTGCAGGGCGGCGTGCTCACCAAGGTCGGCGACAACGATCTGCGCATGCTGGATCATTTCCAGATGGGGCCGAACCTCGTGCGCGGCTTTGCCACCAACGGCATCGGGCCGCGTGACATCACTTATGCGAGTTTCGGGGCGGTCGGCGATGCGCTCGGCGGCACCAAGTACTGGGGCGCCTCGTTCGAGCTGCAGATGCCGTTCTGGTTCCTACCCTCGGAGGTTGGGCTGAAGGGGGCGGTCTACGCCGATGCCGGCTCGCTCTGGGGCTACGAAGGACCGACGTCGTGGACCGCGACCGGCGAGGTCAACACGCCGGCGTGCCCGACCTGCGGCTTGCAATACGACGACAACAACGTGGTGCGAACCTCGGTGGGTGTCGGCCTGATCTGGGCGTCGCCCTTCGGTCCGCTGCGCTTCGACTACGCCGTGCCGATCACGAAAGGCAAGTACGACATTGTGCAGGAGTTCAGGTTCGGCGGCGGGACGTCGTTCTGA
- a CDS encoding response regulator — translation MLAHTPKILVVEDDLQTRDLIARYLRDQSCLVATASNGKEMDRYLAGHSLDLVVLDLMLPGEDGLTLCRRLRSDSTIPIIMLTAKGEDLDRILGLEMGADDYLAKPFNPRELLARINAVLRRQAQAGLAGRSGQSAARLRFQDWTIDLRLRELRDPDGAQVPLTSAEFDLLQAFCERPGRILTRDGLLTMTRSRPASPFGRSIDVLVSRLRRKLDIGEGPSVIRTVRTGGYIFTPHVEDA, via the coding sequence ATGCTCGCACATACTCCGAAGATCCTGGTCGTCGAGGACGATCTGCAAACCAGAGACTTGATTGCCCGTTACCTGCGCGACCAATCGTGCCTGGTGGCCACCGCCTCGAACGGCAAGGAAATGGATCGTTACCTTGCCGGACACTCCCTCGATCTTGTTGTGCTCGACCTGATGCTGCCGGGAGAGGACGGACTGACGCTGTGCCGGCGCCTTCGCAGCGACTCGACGATTCCAATCATCATGCTCACGGCAAAGGGCGAGGACCTCGACCGGATCCTCGGGCTCGAGATGGGGGCGGACGACTATCTCGCCAAACCCTTCAATCCGCGCGAGCTGCTGGCGCGGATCAACGCGGTGCTGCGACGCCAGGCCCAGGCTGGCCTCGCCGGACGCTCCGGCCAGAGCGCCGCGCGCCTGCGCTTCCAGGATTGGACCATCGATCTTCGCCTGCGCGAACTGCGCGATCCCGACGGCGCTCAGGTCCCGCTGACCAGCGCGGAGTTCGACCTGCTGCAGGCCTTCTGCGAGCGGCCCGGCCGGATCCTGACGCGGGACGGCCTCCTGACGATGACGCGCAGCCGGCCAGCCAGCCCTTTCGGGCGCAGCATCGACGTGCTCGTCAGCCGGCTTCGCCGCAAGCTCGATATCGGCGAAGGACCGTCGGTGATCCGGACGGTGCGCACCGGCGGCTACATCTTCACGCCGCATGTGGAGGATGCATGA
- a CDS encoding AAA family ATPase, which produces MENRFVLISGCSGGGKSTLLAELRARGYPVVEEAGRRIIAEQLVSGGNALPWVDTAAFLRRAIDVALKDMAIAKAQSGWVFFDRGLVDAASALEALTGEPELHPVCSDHRYHARVFMTPPWPEIYVTDAERRHDFEAATAEYQRLTETLPMLGYDVISLPKTSPSERADFVLATLGGSAASID; this is translated from the coding sequence TTGGAAAATCGCTTCGTCCTGATCTCCGGCTGCTCCGGCGGCGGAAAATCGACCCTGCTGGCGGAACTGCGCGCACGCGGCTATCCCGTCGTCGAAGAGGCCGGCCGCCGCATCATCGCAGAGCAGCTTGTGTCGGGCGGCAACGCCCTGCCCTGGGTCGATACCGCGGCCTTCCTGCGCCGCGCCATTGACGTCGCGCTGAAGGATATGGCGATCGCCAAGGCTCAATCCGGATGGGTGTTCTTCGATCGCGGCCTCGTCGACGCGGCGTCGGCGCTGGAGGCGCTGACGGGTGAACCGGAGCTGCACCCGGTCTGCTCCGACCATCGCTACCACGCGCGCGTGTTCATGACGCCGCCATGGCCCGAGATCTACGTTACCGACGCGGAGCGACGGCACGACTTCGAGGCGGCGACGGCGGAGTATCAGCGGCTGACGGAGACGCTTCCCATGCTCGGCTACGACGTCATCAGCCTGCCGAAGACGTCTCCGTCGGAGCGCGCAGATTTCGTGCTGGCGACGCTCGGCGGCAGCGCGGCATCGATAGACTGA
- a CDS encoding MFS transporter — translation MSTELSRRGAVVLSAVCLACLMFGLEISSIPAILPTLERVLHADFKALQWIMNAYTIAVTTVLMAIGTVADRYGRKRIFLVAIAAFGITSLICGVASSVEMLIIARLLQGLSGGALLICQIAVLSHEFQGGRVRAVAWGWWGVIFGIGLGFGPIIGGAVVAVLSWEWVFLVHVLFAAVAFVLTIGGVHESKDPKASSLDVAGIVTMSLAVFCLAFYITQGPDLGFVSPKGLAILGVSALSFIAFLVAERISRRPMFDFSVFRIPAFSGSIVGSAAMNLSYWPFMIYLPIWFHAGLGYDSVSAGLALLAYTLPTLVMPPFAERLSLRYQPGLIIPAGLFTIGIGFMLMKFGSAAAQPDWLTMLPGCLIAGIGLGITNTPVTNTTTGSVSSDRAGMASGIDMSARMVSLSVNIALMGFILASGVLAHLKAVLPALDGAQLRSIAERIAAGDAASAPELTGPIVHQALASGFGWVMLYGGIGAWIMAALSFLIFNARPVRQAEVQCTK, via the coding sequence ATGTCCACTGAACTGAGCCGCCGCGGCGCCGTCGTGTTGTCCGCCGTATGTCTTGCCTGCCTGATGTTTGGATTGGAGATCTCCAGCATCCCCGCGATCCTGCCGACGCTGGAGCGGGTGCTGCATGCCGACTTCAAGGCGCTGCAATGGATCATGAACGCCTACACGATCGCGGTGACCACGGTGCTGATGGCGATCGGGACGGTGGCCGACCGCTATGGGCGCAAGCGCATCTTCTTGGTCGCGATCGCCGCGTTCGGCATCACCTCGCTGATCTGCGGCGTCGCCTCGAGCGTCGAAATGCTGATTATCGCCCGGTTGCTGCAGGGGCTGAGCGGCGGCGCGCTGTTGATCTGCCAGATCGCCGTGCTGTCGCACGAATTCCAGGGCGGCCGGGTGCGCGCCGTCGCCTGGGGCTGGTGGGGCGTGATCTTCGGCATCGGCCTCGGCTTCGGGCCGATCATCGGCGGCGCCGTGGTCGCGGTGCTGAGCTGGGAATGGGTGTTTCTGGTCCACGTGCTGTTCGCAGCCGTCGCGTTCGTGCTTACGATCGGCGGCGTGCATGAATCGAAGGACCCGAAGGCGAGCAGCCTCGACGTCGCCGGCATCGTGACGATGTCGCTCGCGGTGTTCTGCCTCGCCTTCTACATCACGCAGGGGCCGGATCTCGGCTTCGTCAGCCCGAAGGGGCTCGCGATCCTCGGCGTCTCCGCGCTGAGCTTCATCGCATTCCTCGTTGCCGAAAGGATCAGCCGGCGGCCGATGTTCGACTTCTCGGTGTTTCGGATCCCGGCTTTCTCCGGCTCGATCGTCGGCTCGGCTGCGATGAACCTCAGCTACTGGCCTTTCATGATCTATCTGCCGATCTGGTTTCACGCCGGCCTTGGCTATGACAGCGTGTCCGCCGGCCTTGCGCTGCTCGCTTACACGCTGCCGACGCTGGTGATGCCGCCCTTCGCCGAGCGCCTGTCGCTGCGTTACCAGCCGGGCCTGATCATTCCGGCCGGTCTGTTCACCATCGGCATCGGATTCATGCTGATGAAGTTCGGCAGCGCTGCCGCACAGCCCGACTGGCTGACGATGCTGCCGGGCTGCCTGATCGCCGGAATTGGCCTCGGCATCACCAACACGCCGGTCACCAACACGACGACGGGCTCGGTCTCGAGCGACCGCGCCGGCATGGCCTCCGGCATCGACATGAGCGCGCGGATGGTCTCGCTTTCAGTCAACATCGCGCTGATGGGCTTCATCCTGGCGAGCGGCGTGCTGGCGCATCTGAAGGCCGTGCTGCCCGCGTTGGACGGCGCGCAGCTCCGCAGCATCGCGGAGCGGATCGCGGCCGGTGATGCCGCATCCGCGCCGGAGCTGACCGGCCCGATCGTGCATCAGGCGCTGGCGAGCGGCTTTGGCTGGGTGATGCTCTATGGCGGCATAGGCGCCTGGATCATGGCCGCGTTGAGCTTCTTGATCTTCAACGCTCGGCCGGTGCGGCAGGCCGAAGTTCAGTGCACCAAGTGA
- a CDS encoding Ohr family peroxiredoxin: MTANAKVLVTGKTHVTAGPNGAARSRDGFLDVKLPQPHPAAENLFAAAWSACYIGAIQLAAGQRKIKLASEPEVDAEIDLNQAGSAFFLSARLNVHVPGVEREVAQELIEAAHGICPYSKAVHGNIDVTTTLV, from the coding sequence ATGACCGCCAATGCAAAGGTTCTCGTTACCGGAAAGACCCACGTCACCGCCGGCCCTAACGGCGCCGCCCGCTCGCGCGACGGCTTCCTCGACGTCAAGCTGCCGCAGCCGCACCCGGCCGCCGAAAACCTGTTCGCCGCCGCCTGGTCGGCCTGCTACATCGGCGCGATCCAGCTCGCCGCCGGACAGCGCAAGATCAAGCTCGCGAGCGAGCCCGAGGTCGACGCCGAGATCGATCTCAACCAGGCCGGTAGCGCCTTCTTCCTGAGCGCGCGCCTCAACGTCCACGTTCCCGGCGTCGAGCGTGAGGTTGCCCAGGAGCTGATCGAAGCCGCGCACGGCATCTGCCCTTACTCCAAGGCGGTCCACGGCAACATCGACGTCACCACCACCCTTGTCTGA
- a CDS encoding LysR family transcriptional regulator, which translates to MTTLDVDAVKTFVTIADLRSFTRAAETLGTTQGAISVKLKRLESQVGQRLIERTPRLVRLSAQGAAFLAPARELLAAHDRAVAGLSPARPRRFSLGIATHVGGAEVPTLLARLHAHDPALTIQVRLDDSRDLLTAFDRGDIDAAIIRREDDGRDGEMLTTDHYGWFATPDFVHRAGEPLRLAASSPSCGVLNIATRALAAAGIPWTESFLGCGSFAVADAVAAGLATSVFSCRLAPAGTIEVSRRFGLPALPPSEIVLLSALSDARSRAALKTIVSAFREHHRLPADRTTQTIPAEVLEM; encoded by the coding sequence ATGACCACGCTCGACGTCGATGCCGTGAAGACCTTCGTGACCATCGCCGACCTCAGGAGTTTTACGCGCGCAGCCGAGACGCTCGGCACCACGCAGGGCGCGATCAGCGTCAAGCTGAAGCGGCTCGAGAGCCAGGTCGGCCAAAGACTGATCGAGCGCACACCGCGGCTGGTGCGCCTGTCAGCACAGGGCGCGGCGTTCCTCGCGCCCGCACGCGAGCTGCTCGCCGCACATGATCGCGCGGTCGCGGGGCTGTCGCCGGCACGGCCACGCCGCTTCTCGCTCGGCATTGCCACCCATGTCGGAGGCGCCGAGGTTCCAACCCTGCTGGCGCGGCTCCACGCACACGATCCGGCGCTCACCATCCAGGTCCGGCTCGACGATTCCCGCGATCTCCTCACCGCCTTCGATCGCGGCGACATCGATGCCGCCATCATCCGCCGCGAGGACGACGGCCGCGACGGCGAGATGCTGACGACGGACCACTATGGCTGGTTCGCGACGCCGGACTTTGTCCATCGCGCGGGCGAGCCGCTGCGCCTGGCCGCCTCCTCGCCATCCTGCGGCGTGCTCAACATTGCGACGCGCGCGCTCGCGGCAGCGGGCATCCCGTGGACGGAAAGCTTCCTCGGCTGCGGATCCTTTGCGGTCGCCGATGCGGTGGCCGCCGGCCTTGCCACGTCGGTGTTCTCCTGCCGGCTTGCGCCTGCCGGAACGATCGAGGTCAGCCGGCGGTTCGGCCTGCCTGCCCTGCCGCCCTCCGAGATCGTGCTGCTGTCCGCGCTCTCGGATGCGAGATCCCGCGCCGCACTGAAGACCATCGTCAGTGCGTTTCGCGAGCATCATCGGTTGCCTGCGGATCGCACGACACAGACCATCCCGGCAGAAGTACTCGAGATGTGA
- a CDS encoding HNH endonuclease: protein MAAWQAAEDLPSKAQIYDYWKHRLSKLYLHVEPSKPRCWACGFHYSARYDIKRPEVGWDEILRRWNRIPLQRCHIIPKSLEGSDKVSNLFLLCRECHDLMPNTSIPEVFFRWVRAQNWEFREDAKIRDAMRAFGVDGSRLRHLERVIRSSGFRRWIAGKFGLHRPQSNYAPISSRLTPATYVGLAVLYHREWAANLGGRVANPQRSSSRK from the coding sequence ATGGCTGCGTGGCAGGCTGCTGAGGATCTTCCGTCCAAAGCGCAAATCTATGATTATTGGAAGCATCGGCTTTCCAAGTTGTACTTGCACGTAGAACCGAGCAAGCCTCGCTGCTGGGCTTGCGGATTTCACTACAGCGCAAGGTACGACATCAAGCGGCCCGAGGTAGGTTGGGACGAGATACTGCGACGTTGGAACCGAATTCCTCTTCAGCGCTGTCACATAATCCCCAAGTCGCTCGAGGGGAGCGACAAAGTGTCAAATCTGTTCTTGCTGTGCCGCGAGTGCCACGATCTGATGCCAAATACGAGTATTCCCGAGGTGTTTTTCAGATGGGTTCGTGCACAGAACTGGGAGTTTCGTGAAGACGCCAAGATTAGAGATGCGATGAGAGCCTTCGGCGTGGACGGGTCCCGTTTGAGACATCTCGAACGGGTGATCCGGTCGTCCGGGTTCAGACGCTGGATCGCGGGCAAGTTCGGTTTGCATCGTCCACAATCGAACTACGCGCCCATCTCTTCGCGGCTCACGCCGGCGACGTATGTGGGGTTAGCAGTCCTTTATCATCGCGAATGGGCGGCAAATCTCGGAGGCCGCGTGGCGAATCCGCAACGAAGCAGTAGCCGCAAGTGA
- a CDS encoding EF-hand domain-containing protein, whose protein sequence is MLPSVCGMIATASLLCTAVPFALAQPASPDRAQPSPRAGDDRSPAIAAEIWDANHDGVYTCDEWKAYLGRLFDRADRNHDGNLAPAEFEGVRHAGGPLADADFGYFDENQDGKITRREFVEKPNEFILQNDKNGDCRVTPDELKDSGTEQKRPGGRGKRS, encoded by the coding sequence ATGTTGCCATCCGTTTGCGGGATGATCGCGACGGCGAGTTTGCTTTGCACGGCAGTGCCGTTTGCGCTGGCGCAACCGGCTTCTCCGGATCGAGCACAGCCTTCGCCGCGCGCGGGCGACGATCGTTCGCCGGCGATCGCGGCCGAGATCTGGGACGCCAATCATGATGGCGTTTACACCTGCGACGAGTGGAAAGCCTATCTCGGGCGGCTGTTCGATCGCGCCGACCGCAATCACGACGGAAATCTTGCCCCGGCCGAGTTCGAGGGCGTTCGCCACGCCGGCGGCCCGCTCGCTGATGCGGATTTCGGCTACTTCGACGAGAACCAGGACGGCAAGATTACCCGCCGCGAGTTCGTCGAGAAGCCGAACGAATTCATTCTGCAGAACGACAAGAACGGCGACTGCCGCGTCACGCCGGACGAACTGAAGGATTCTGGAACCGAGCAGAAGCGGCCGGGCGGCAGGGGCAAGCGATCCTGA
- a CDS encoding MarR family winged helix-turn-helix transcriptional regulator, whose product MTRTAKAETRGRKLSNFLCFAVYSANLAFGRAYKPILDAVGLTYTQYIAMVALSEADEQTVSALGEKLFLESNTLTPILKKLEQSGYISRVRDPADERQVRVSLTAAGRRLLDREINASLVDATGLGDEFPIVQKSVVRLRDNLLQHTRGDSKKG is encoded by the coding sequence GTGACCCGCACCGCCAAGGCCGAGACCAGGGGCCGAAAACTCTCGAATTTTCTGTGCTTTGCGGTCTATTCGGCCAATCTGGCCTTTGGCCGCGCCTACAAGCCGATCCTCGACGCGGTCGGCCTGACCTATACCCAGTACATTGCCATGGTGGCGCTGTCGGAGGCGGACGAGCAGACCGTGAGCGCGCTCGGCGAGAAGCTGTTCCTGGAATCCAACACGCTGACGCCGATCCTCAAGAAGCTGGAGCAGAGCGGCTACATCAGCCGCGTCCGCGATCCCGCCGATGAGCGGCAGGTGCGCGTGAGCCTGACGGCGGCGGGCCGGCGCCTGCTCGACAGGGAGATCAACGCGTCGCTGGTCGACGCCACCGGGCTCGGCGACGAATTTCCCATCGTGCAGAAGAGCGTGGTCAGGCTGCGCGACAATCTGCTGCAGCACACGCGCGGCGATTCGAAGAAGGGCTGA
- a CDS encoding ATP-binding protein, producing MSWTRRIAALFSFHRISGQIAALVLLSLVLIHALIGLYFTSQKPRSFADRPIHQFQLVARLLAETPAAERAMLLQAADRAFPRLHFTLRDVAPGSSGDASSEISGVDDVDELSSKTTPAAVRLPDGALFEATIGPTRMPPFFGVFWVSTFLFLFVSVTLLGVWAGRALSAPLSAFARAAENFSISQAAAPLAETGPEEIRAAAVALNRMRERITTLMNDRTRMLAAISHDLRTPITRLRLRSEYIENDAQRAETLHDLDQMQAMLESVLSFLSGGSAAKPTLVNVAALLQTISEQFSDCGHVVRYHGPLRASLLIRPSDISRTVTNLVENALRFGSEVDIRLTASADQATIDVSDDGPGIPEHRRAEMLKPFVRGDEARTMDEKSGFGLGLSIAQAMVCGHGGELSLHDNAPHGLLVRIRLPGAVHPGSDRSTASPIRPALPELVSG from the coding sequence ATGAGCTGGACCCGCAGGATTGCCGCGCTCTTCAGCTTCCACCGGATCAGCGGCCAGATCGCCGCGCTGGTCCTGCTTTCGCTGGTGTTGATCCATGCGCTGATCGGGCTTTATTTCACCAGCCAGAAACCGAGATCGTTTGCGGACAGGCCGATCCATCAGTTCCAGCTGGTTGCCAGGCTTCTCGCCGAGACCCCTGCGGCCGAGCGCGCAATGCTGTTGCAGGCGGCCGATCGGGCGTTTCCCCGGCTGCACTTCACATTGCGCGACGTAGCTCCAGGCTCGTCCGGCGATGCTTCGTCCGAAATATCAGGCGTCGACGATGTCGATGAGCTTTCGTCGAAGACCACGCCGGCGGCGGTACGGTTGCCGGACGGGGCCCTGTTCGAAGCGACGATCGGCCCGACGAGAATGCCGCCCTTCTTCGGCGTATTCTGGGTCAGCACATTCCTGTTCCTGTTCGTCAGCGTCACGCTGCTCGGCGTATGGGCCGGCCGCGCGCTCAGTGCTCCGCTCTCGGCATTTGCCCGCGCCGCCGAGAATTTCAGCATCAGCCAGGCGGCCGCTCCGCTTGCCGAGACCGGCCCGGAGGAAATCCGTGCCGCAGCGGTCGCACTCAATCGGATGCGCGAACGCATCACCACGCTGATGAATGACCGCACGCGCATGCTCGCCGCCATCAGTCACGACTTGCGGACGCCGATCACCCGGCTGCGGCTCAGATCCGAATATATCGAGAACGACGCCCAGCGCGCGGAGACCCTGCACGACCTCGACCAGATGCAGGCCATGCTGGAATCGGTGCTGTCATTCCTGAGCGGCGGCAGCGCGGCGAAGCCGACCCTTGTGAACGTAGCCGCCCTGCTGCAGACGATCAGCGAGCAGTTCTCCGATTGCGGCCATGTCGTGCGCTACCACGGCCCGCTCAGGGCTTCACTATTGATCCGCCCCAGCGATATCAGCCGGACCGTGACGAACCTGGTGGAGAATGCCCTGCGGTTCGGCAGCGAGGTCGATATCAGGCTGACCGCATCCGCCGATCAAGCGACCATCGACGTATCGGACGACGGCCCGGGGATTCCGGAGCACCGCCGGGCCGAGATGTTGAAGCCCTTCGTCCGCGGCGACGAGGCCCGCACCATGGACGAGAAGAGCGGCTTCGGGCTCGGCCTTTCGATCGCTCAGGCCATGGTGTGCGGCCATGGCGGCGAACTCTCCCTGCACGACAACGCACCGCACGGCCTGCTTGTCCGGATCAGATTGCCAGGGGCCGTGCATCCTGGATCGGATCGGAGCACGGCAAGCCCGATTCGCCCCGCGCTTCCGGAGCTCGTGTCCGGCTAG
- a CDS encoding cupin domain-containing protein, producing MTATRLLARAALIAGSFLTIPTAQAKQPAGFTRTDLQRHDLSAPGREAVQVRVDIAPGKAFGRHTHPGEEIIYVLAGTLEYDVDGRPPATLKAGDVLFIPAGTIHAARNVGSVTASELATYIVEKDKPLLTLVK from the coding sequence ATGACGGCGACGCGCCTGCTCGCAAGAGCGGCCCTGATCGCCGGAAGTTTCCTGACGATACCGACGGCCCAGGCGAAGCAGCCGGCCGGGTTCACGCGAACCGATTTGCAGCGCCATGACCTCAGCGCACCCGGACGCGAAGCCGTCCAGGTGCGCGTCGACATCGCGCCCGGCAAGGCATTCGGCCGGCATACGCATCCCGGCGAAGAGATCATCTATGTGCTCGCCGGCACGCTCGAATACGATGTCGACGGCAGACCGCCGGCAACGCTGAAGGCGGGCGACGTGCTGTTCATCCCCGCAGGTACGATCCATGCGGCAAGGAACGTCGGCAGCGTCACCGCCAGCGAGCTTGCGACCTATATCGTCGAAAAGGACAAGCCGCTGCTGACCCTCGTGAAGTGA